CAACTTGAACTTTTTTTGGCTAGGTACATTAGGTATCCAGGAGGCTCCCGGGATGTTAAAATCACCTAACACTACGAAATAATCGTTAGGAAAATCAGTGTAAATGTTagataaaaattcaaaaaatgaTGATTGGGACTCTATCTGGAACTTACTTTGTGGAAAATAACAAGTTAACAATCTTATTTTCTTACCAGTAGGTCCTTGAGAGATAGGTACATCAATCCAGGTGACGTCAGCGTCAAGTAAATCGACGAATGGGTGAAGATCGCGTACTTCAGCTCTGAACTTACGATGCACGGCTATAAGCGTACCTCCTCCCCGCGTCATACCTACTCGCTCATAATCACGGTCAGTACGGTAAACCGAGTATCGGGAATCGAAAAGTTCAGAATCAAATATTCCAGGCAGGAGCCAGGTTTCCGTAATACAAACAAAGTCGTAATCAAATCTTAATACGTTACGGAGAAATTCAATTGTTTTTGACCTTAAGCCCCGTGCATTTTGATAATATATACTAATATTACCGTCCATTATTTaaagataaaattaatatttaattcaatatttttgtatttggaTCTCAGAACAAAAAGCATTTCAATAGCAAGCCAAGCTCCAGCAATAATAAGCAATAATATGCAAGAAATAATGTTCTTAGATAAATCGAAAATAAATATTCCATGAACTAATTTATAGCAAGAAATACAACCAAGATATAATTTGTTTCTGCAAATATTAATATCACTTACACAcaatttaagtaataaaatatagaGGTAAAGGTTTTCGATACACAAATGCAAAGCTAAAGTTGTAACGCCTATGAAATTTTGTTTAAAGCCTCTTCCGACCCAATATACAAAACCGGGGACTTTTCATCGCGACGAACCATGACTGTGCAATTGCGAACCCAgcaaaattgatattttttctgTTTGGCTCGTTGTTTCGCCTCTTTGAGTAGATATTTATTGTAAGTCGAGAGATGGTCATTCACGTAAATTCGATTAAGGCTGGTACTGTATCCTAAGTCGGAAGCTTTTAAATTTCGTAATTTACGAAGTGACGCCATGAAGTCGTCTTTTTTATAGCGCGCTTGCATCTTAACAATAATGGGTTTCGGTATGGCGCCGTCCGAGTCGTTCCTCACAGCAACACGCGTAACAAAGTCTACGTCGGTATTCGTATTCAGCGAGTATCCACTAAGGTCCGCTAACGATTTCAGAATGGTGAACAAGTTTTCTCCCTTTGTTTCCGGCACGCCATTGATTTGTATGTTAGATCGCCTAACCCACTGTTCATTTCTTCGGGAGTCGTTTATAACATCGCCGATTGCCTTTTTTACGTCGTCTAATTCTGCTTTGCACTCTTCCAGTGCGGTGACCCGAGACTCAATCGTGCTCATTCTGCCGGCTAAGTCAGTCAATTTGGAGTCGATACTGCTCCTCATCTCGGCAATATCATTCTTAACTTGGGACAAATCCGATTGTATTGCTTGGATCGCCGAGAATTGAGTCTGTAACGCCGACACTTTCGTCAAAATATCGTGTAATAACGCTTCAGGACCAGATGTTAAAAGTGAACTGCTATTTCCAGATATATTTCTTATTTCATGATAGGAATTCGGCGGCGTCACTAACAAATTGCTATTGTCTGTTCTAACTACGAGGGGGGGCCTGTCTGCAGCGTGTGAATCATCCAACGACATGACAGAGTCGTCAAAAGCAGCACGCTGAACGGGGGTGTTGTCATTTCTCCGTCTCCGCGTGTTGACCGATGAACAAAACGAACATAACCACGCTTGTCTCACGTTTAAAGCTTGCTCCAAAGTTAAGTCTAGGCAAGACAAATGGTAAAGCCCACTGCATGCCGTACATTGTAAATAGTCATTATTATTGATCAGAAGATCACAGGATTGACACGACGACATTTTGTAAATATGACTTCTATTTGCTTGTCACTAAGGTTCAATATCGCAGCGCGTCACTCCGACCGATAACGACGTTGAACTTGTATCGCAATTTCGCGCCGGCTCGCTCAAGCTCTCGTAGCGCAGCGGTAAAGCCGCCGACACGGACGCAGGGGGCCGGGAGATCAAATCCGCGCAAAGATACAAAAAGTTGAATTAGGTAACACTGCACTCCGGCTCCAAACTTCGTTCACACTCGACTACGTCACTCGATTTACTCGCACTTTAGAGCAGGAGGTCCGACACTTGTCAATATGGCCGACAGGCTACGTTCAACTTCTCCCAAGCAAGACAAGGAGGTACCGAGAAATGGGAACTTCTAAACTGCATCGagaaatgtaaataaatttaaatttaaaaatgcaCAACAACTTAACAAACACACGTCCACTCTGAGCAACGGTGCGACGCAGAAAAAGTTGGAGTACCTATCGCCTGAGACAGCGAGTTATTAcacttttcctttatttctCCATTTCTTTTATGTAGACCAAACAAGTAAATGATTGATTTTGATTAGCCTGGATGCAATTTTGATAACAAAATACTTTGCATTATTTTGTTGCTGGCTACCTTATATGAACTCGTATAACTTAATTATACCTGTCATCGCGTGGGCCGCATTTTGCATTGAAAGCGAGTCTGCTGTAGGTCAGTATCTACTAGTGAACACCCACAATACCCACATTGCTCATAAATAGCCCGATTAGTATTCATATGAACTCGTAAATTACTCGGCGATAAATAACTCAGCCCTTATACGTTAAAGTACTGCGTCGGTTTTGGGTCACTTGATGCATCGAGCAATTTTTTCGATACTTTGCTCTGGCGACTGCATTAGATTAAATTTTATCAATACTTAAATGGTGTATTACCCCACGCAATGCACGGGTCACACGTAGTACCTACGAAACAATGACGTATTTACATATGTTGTTGTTATgaagtacttacatattatatGTTTTGTTTACAAGTATAACATACGTGTACGTTTACGGGTACTTTGATGTACGAAAACCGTGAATGTTTACCAACATTCACacaaatcataataattatgagTAACGTTTGCTAataattacgagtaggtacacgtAGGCTCGGCACACGGCGCGGCGGGTCATTCATGCAGTTACATAACGTCACGCTCGCCGTTGATTGATGACAGGGCCACCTAAACTGACATTAGAGTGAACTGCAGGCGCAGGTGCAGGCGGGTATAGTATCTCATTAGATCACCGCGTTATTGCAGAAGTATACTAGCTTCTGCACGCGTC
This window of the Cydia fagiglandana chromosome 15, ilCydFagi1.1, whole genome shotgun sequence genome carries:
- the LOC134671054 gene encoding uncharacterized protein LOC134671054 → MSSCQSCDLLINNNDYLQCTACSGLYHLSCLDLTLEQALNVRQAWLCSFCSSVNTRRRRNDNTPVQRAAFDDSVMSLDDSHAADRPPLVVRTDNSNLLVTPPNSYHEIRNISGNSSSLLTSGPEALLHDILTKVSALQTQFSAIQAIQSDLSQVKNDIAEMRSSIDSKLTDLAGRMSTIESRVTALEECKAELDDVKKAIGDVINDSRRNEQWVRRSNIQINGVPETKGENLFTILKSLADLSGYSLNTNTDVDFVTRVAVRNDSDGAIPKPIIVKMQARYKKDDFMASLRKLRNLKASDLGYSTSLNRIYVNDHLSTYNKYLLKEAKQRAKQKKYQFCWVRNCTVMVRRDEKSPVLYIGSEEALNKIS